The genome window TGGTCCAGGGGTCCTGGTCGCACGTCGTTCAGGGTGGCCGGTCAGCGCCGGCGACGCAGGCGGGGGACCGCCAGGAGCAACAGGCCTGCGAGCCCGGACAGTAGGGCTCCCAGCAGGAGCGGCAGCGCCGTGGTCCCGATATCGGACAGCGGGGGCCTCGGGGTCGGCGGAGTGGGCGTCGGGGGCGGAGGCGGTGTCGGGGGCGGGGGCGGCGTCGGGGGCAGCGACGCGTGATAGGTGACCACCAGGTCGGCGTCGATGGTCAGGTCGCTGGCGACCCCGGTGAGCGCGCCGTGCGCATCGGTGAGCTTGGCCAGGACGCAACCTGGTTCCGCGAAAAGGCCCTGATGAGCCGTCATGAAGCTATAGAAGCCGTAGCCACCGGAGGGCATGGCGCCGATCCAGCGGGCCTTGTGGATCGCGGCCGGGCCGCCGGGGGACCGGGCTGGCGCCGACCATGGCGGCTCAACGCTGGGCAGAGGTCACCCTGGAGGCTTAGCAAAGGGTGGTGGCTGAGTGGGCGTCAGACTGTGGGCGTTCCGTTAATAATGGGCATTAGCGGCGGGGGCCAACGGGCTAATGACGGCCACTCAGCCCCGCTCGATCCCGCTCGGCCGTGAGCAACGGGCACTACTAACGGGCGTTAATAATGGGCATTAGCAACGGCTTCGACATTGCTAATGCCCATTATTAGGCGACGAGCTGGGCCGCGAAGACCGCGTGGTTGAAGTACGCCTTGGCCTCACGGATCAACCCGGAAGCCGGGTCGAGCTCGTACACGTTGATGCCGGACCAGTTGACGGGCCGTCCGTCCAGCGACACCGCCGCACCGCGCCAGGACACGGCGGTGAACCCGCCCACGGTGTGGGCCTCCAGCGGCGTCAGCCCCAGGAACGGCGCGAAGTTCGGCAGCACGCCCGCGATGAACTCGCGGATCGCCTCGCGGCCGCGCAGCGGCTCGGTGCCGACCGGGTCGTGGA of Kitasatospora viridis contains these proteins:
- a CDS encoding nuclear transport factor 2 family protein, whose protein sequence is MTFPAMPAAVSQFFDASQRADADAWADSFAPDALFHDPVGTEPLRGREAIREFIAGVLPNFAPFLGLTPLEAHTVGGFTAVSWRGAAVSLDGRPVNWSGINVYELDPASGLIREAKAYFNHAVFAAQLVA